The genome window GGCCGGCTTCCTGCTGGTCGCGATTGCCGCCGCCGGCCTTGCCTGGGCCAGTGTCAGCCGGCGCACGCTCGACCGTCTGGCCAACGTCAAGACCCATATCACCGCGCTGGCTCTCGGCGACTATGAACGGGCCATCCCGGAAACCGGCAGCGACGAGATCGGGCGGATGGAGCGTGCGCTGCATGTTCTGCGCTTGCGGGCGGCCGAGGCCAAGCGTCTGCGCGACGAGCTTGAGACCGCGGTCACCCAGCGAACCCGTGAAGTGGTGACGGAAATGCACGCGCATGACCGGGCGCGCGAGGAAGCCGAGGCCGCCAACCGCGCGAAGTCGGAATTCCTCGCCATGATGGGGCATGAAATCCGCACGCCGCTGAACGGTGTCGTCGGCATGCTGCGCCTGCTTGAGGCCGAAGCCTAAACGGACGAGCGGAAAAACCGCGCCACGATCGCCCGTCAGAGCGCGGAAAACCTGCTCGTCCTGTCGAATGACATCCTCGACTACGCGGCGACGCAGAGCCGTCGGCCGGTGCTGAGCCCGACCCATTTCGACGTGCGCGAACTGATGGCACAGCTGGCCGGCTATCTGCGTGCCAATGCCGCCGAAAAAGGCCTCGAGACGGCGATCGACATGGCGCCGGGCGTGCCGCCGGTGTTGCTCGGCGATGTCCAGAAGATCCGCCAGATCGTCGTCAATCTGTTGTCGAACGCCGTGAAATACACGCAGGCGGGCAGCGTTGCGATCATTCTCGACCATGCGCCCGATCCCGCGAGCGGCGACCCGGTGATCAGTTTCACGATTGCCGATACCGGCATCGGCATTCCGCTGAACGACCACGCCCGCATCTTCGATGCCTATGCGCGCGGTACGGGGCGGCCGGAAAACGCGATCGAGGGGCTCGGTCTCGGGCTCAGCATCAGCCGCCGACTGACCGAGGCGCTCGGCGGGTCGCTTTCGCTGGAAAGCGCGCCGGGCGAAGGCTCCCGGTTCACGCTCACCGTGCCGCTCAAGATCGGCGATCCCGAGCGGGTGTCCCATCAACGCGAGACCGCTGCGGTGGCATCCCTCGACAAGCGGGTTCTGGTGGTCGAGGACCAGGCGGTCAACCGCATGGTCGCGCGCGGTTATCTGGAGCGGCTCGGTTGTACGGCGGTCGAGGCGGAGACCGGAGCGGACGCGATCCGGCTTGCCCTCGACGGTGCGTTCGACCTCGTCCTGATGGATATCGATCTTCCCGACATGTCCGGCGGAGAGGCGGCGGGCCGGATCCGTGCCGAGCTCACTCATCCGCCGCGTATCGTCGCGCTGACGGCGCATCACATGGAGGATACTGCCGCGCGCCGGGCCGAACTCAACGTCGACCGCATCCTGCACAAGCCGCTATCGCCGCGCTCGCTTGCCGCGTTGCTCGGGACCGAGCCGGGTACTGCCTCTGAAAGCGAGCCGGGTGCCGATGCGATCCATGAGACGCTCGCAGCCGATGTCGCCGATATCGGCCGCGAAGAAACGGCGGCCATCGTCGACGCCTTTATCGAGGAGACGGAACGTGCGCTGGCGGCGATGCAGGCCGCATTCGCGTCGTCGGATCTGGACGGCATCGCGCGGCAGGCGCATCGGCTGAAGGGAGCTGCGTCGAATTTCGCCTTGTCGGACTTCTGCGCGGCGCTCGGCGAGATCGAAGCCGCGGCGCGCAATGGCAGCGATGTGTCCGGTGCTCTCGCCGGCATCGATGACAAGGCGGCCGCGGTCGTTGCCCGGCTGAGGGATGCTGCCCGTGGCCTGGATCTTCAGCTGTCGGAGAGTTCGGCGAGCATGTAGCCCTCGCCGTGGATCGTGATGATCCATTCCGGGCGCGAGGGATCGGGTTCGATCTTCTTGCGCAACCGGCCGACCAGAACGTCGATGGTCCGGTTGTCGGGCGCCCAGCGCTGGTTCTGGATCATGTCGAGCAGCCGGTCGCGGCTCAGGATCACGCCGGGGTGGCCGGCGAATGCGTCGAGCAGCTCGAATTCGGCGCGGGTCAGGGCTTCGATGTCGCCGTCATCGTTGACGAGGCGGCGGCGTGCCCGGTCGAGCTTCCAGCGTCCGAGCTGCACGGCCGGCGGTGCCGCGCTTTCGGTTTCCATCGCGCGCAAAGCCGCGACCCGCGCGGCCAGGTTCTTGATGCGGGCGAAAAGCTCGCGCTTGTCGAACGGCTTCGTCACGTAGTCGTCGGCGCCGAGCTCGAGCCCGACAATGCGGTCGATCTGATCGGTCCGGCTGGTAAGAAGGATGATGCCGACATCGGAGCGGGCGCGCTGCTCGCGGGTGATGGTGAGCCCGTCCTTGCCTTCCAGATTGATGTCGACCAGCAGCACGTCGGCCGGATCGCGGGCGATGATCTCTTCCATCACCGTGGCGTCGGCGGCCTCGCTGACGCGGTACATCTGCTGCTTGAGCTGGGCGGCCAGGCGGCGGCGCGTGACGGGATCGTCTTCGATGATCACGATGTGATGGCTCATCCCCCGACTTCTCCCGGCGCCGTTCCGTTTACATTCTTTTACATCTTCCTACAGCGCGTACACATCCCCCGCAAGACCGGTTCACACGCCGGGCGTAGCGTCATGGCAATCGAATTTTCCGAAGGGGCAAGGAGAACTGCCATGACATTCGCTCATACGACACGTCGCGGCTTTCTGATCGGTACCGGGGCGCTTGGCCTGTCGAGCCTGTGGAACACCACGGCGCTCGCGTCCATCGACCCGAACTCGTTCCAGGACCGCATCTTTCACGCCACCCATTTCGGCCCGTTCGAGGCCGTCGTGCGCGATGGCAAGATCGTCAACATCTCGCCGATGATCGAGCTCGATTCGCGCCCGACCGAGATGCTGTCATTGGGTATCCTCGACCGCACCAACGACAAGACGCGGGTCGACTATCCGATGGTGCGCAAGTCCTACCTCGAGGGCTGGCAGAGCGGCGACACCAAGCGCGAGCTGCGCGGCAAGGAAGAGTGGGTCCGTGTCGATTGGGACACCGCCCTCAGCCTGACGGCGAAAGCCATCCTCGATACGATCGAGAAGCACGGAAACGAGGGCATCTTCAGCTCGTCCTATGGCGGCTGGGCGAATGCCGGCGTGTTCCGTCCGAACGTGATGCAGGGCCGGTTCTTCAACCTGATTGGCGGCTGCTCGGTCACTGCCGGCGACTGGTCGGCCGGTGCAAGCCAGGTCGCGCTGCCGCACATCATCGGCGACATGGAGGTCTACTCGGCCCAGACTGCATGGGAGGTCATCCGCGACCACACCGAGGTGTTCGTTCTCGTCGGCGCCGATCCGATCAAGAACAACCGCGTCGAATATCGCGTCGCCGACCACGGCATGTATGCCCATTGGGAAGAGATCCGCGATGCCGGCGTGAAGTTTGTCTCGATCAATCCGCAGCGTACAGCGACCGACGAGTTCCTCGATGCCGAGTGGGTGAAGATCGTTCCCAATACCGACGTCGCCCTGTTCCTGGCGATGGCCTATCACGTGCTCGATGCCGGTCTCGACGACAAGGACTACATCGCCAAATACACGACGGGCGCCGACAAGTGGATCGCCTATGTGAAGGGCGAGACGGACGGCACGCCGAAGACCCCGGCCTGGGCGGCGGCGATGACCGGCATGGACGAGGCCAAGATCAAGGAACTGGCCGAACTGTTCGCCAAGTCGAAGACCCAAATCGCCGGTGCCTGGTCGCTGCAGCGTGCCCATCACGGCGAGATGACCCACTGGGCCATCGTCAATTTCGCCGCGCTTACCGGTAAGATCGGTGTTCCGGGCGCAGGCGTCGGTTTCTCGTGGCATTACGGCAATGGCGGCATGCCGCAGGGCGGCAACGCGACGCCGGTCGGCCTCAGCCAGGGCAAGAACTTCGTCGACAAGATCGCGCCGGCAAGCCGCATCACCGAGATGCTGGAAAATCCGGGCGGCGAGTTCCGCTATAACGGCATCGCACGGGAGTATCCGGACGTCTACATGATCGTCAACGCCGGCAACAACTTCATGTCGCATCAGCAGGACACCAACCGGTTGATCAA of Hyphomicrobiales bacterium contains these proteins:
- a CDS encoding trimethylamine-N-oxide reductase produces the protein MTFAHTTRRGFLIGTGALGLSSLWNTTALASIDPNSFQDRIFHATHFGPFEAVVRDGKIVNISPMIELDSRPTEMLSLGILDRTNDKTRVDYPMVRKSYLEGWQSGDTKRELRGKEEWVRVDWDTALSLTAKAILDTIEKHGNEGIFSSSYGGWANAGVFRPNVMQGRFFNLIGGCSVTAGDWSAGASQVALPHIIGDMEVYSAQTAWEVIRDHTEVFVLVGADPIKNNRVEYRVADHGMYAHWEEIRDAGVKFVSINPQRTATDEFLDAEWVKIVPNTDVALFLAMAYHVLDAGLDDKDYIAKYTTGADKWIAYVKGETDGTPKTPAWAAAMTGMDEAKIKELAELFAKSKTQIAGAWSLQRAHHGEMTHWAIVNFAALTGKIGVPGAGVGFSWHYGNGGMPQGGNATPVGLSQGKNFVDKIAPASRITEMLENPGGEFRYNGIAREYPDVYMIVNAGNNFMSHQQDTNRLIKALAKVDAIVSVDVWWTAATRWADIVLPASSTLERNDITSGGTYSNDRVYAMKRVVEPMGEAKSDYEIFEALAEKMGFWAKFTDSLEFMDHVKAAYSKSGAAKETPFEEFWEKGYARMPMPAAARKWVRHGAFYEDPEANPLHTVTGKIEMFCSTIADMNIEDCPGMPVWQEPAEFLGNAKDGQLHMVSPHPWYRLHSQMDQSANLRALYKVQGREPVRINAEDAAARGIADGDLVELYNERGTVIAGAVVSDEIMPGVVSLYEGCWPSLDSKGRDNSGLANFLTSARPASGLSNATTANTVLVSMRKCEDAEGPNLAYDKPAIVEMELAAIDEEVLGLGRVEGIFEHIMADMTPEEKLFYERCTVCHAPREPSHYTQLQWKAVLPSMFERAGLDDAERATVETFLMARAADAKK
- a CDS encoding two-component system response regulator TorR, with protein sequence MSHHIVIIEDDPVTRRRLAAQLKQQMYRVSEAADATVMEEIIARDPADVLLVDINLEGKDGLTITREQRARSDVGIILLTSRTDQIDRIVGLELGADDYVTKPFDKRELFARIKNLAARVAALRAMETESAAPPAVQLGRWKLDRARRRLVNDDGDIEALTRAEFELLDAFAGHPGVILSRDRLLDMIQNQRWAPDNRTIDVLVGRLRKKIEPDPSRPEWIITIHGEGYMLAELSDS